The proteins below are encoded in one region of Paramisgurnus dabryanus chromosome 2, PD_genome_1.1, whole genome shotgun sequence:
- the paqr9 gene encoding membrane progesterone receptor epsilon: protein MWSLPLVRHTDVPPKVTENFILSGYRFPNYSLRQCLASAFRPTNETGNFWTHFLPIFVFAFYFLEVFAWEGAPEPSSPFFYPFWNYCLGVFYLLLASSLAHLLNSMSLIIREICFFVDYGTISAYTVGSSLAYYYYIYPQAGIPEIGFSGRNVSHKKVDEETWPSASLSPRPSIFCWFFENLYIPTSCLVAIVCVITCCNTRQRWRKYRYAVRTLVFILPFFISSTPVFYRLLSPSPYISHSSSSSSSSMFSTMPAFFYRHCFWLVVSAIFNISKIPERFSPGYFDIWGHSHQWFHCCTFLSILDELHMIKVEMRALLLNPALVLSPATPPRLPGPTFCSTYGIMVLLQGCIASVIGWFGWCAYYIYAPEQKMLKRH from the coding sequence ATGTGGTCATTGCCATTAGTCCGTCACACCGATGTTCCTCCAAAAGTGACTGAGAACTTTATTCTGTCTGGTTATCGTTTTCCCAACTACAGCCTCCGGCAGTGCCTGGCATCTGCTTTTCGTCCGACTAATGAGACTGGAAACTTCTGGACGCACTTCCTTCCTATCTTTGTGTTTGCCTTCTACTTTCTGGAGGTATTTGCATGGGAAGGAGCCCCTGAACCTAGCAGCCCATTTTTCTACCCCTTCTGGAACTACTGTCTCGGGGTGTTCTACCTGCTGCTAGCCAGCAGCCTGGCTCATCTTCTCAACTCCATGTCTCTCATCATTCGTGAAATATGTTTCTTTGTGGACTACGGGACTATCAGCGCGTATACGGTGGGTTCCTCCCTGGCATATTACTACTATATCTACCCTCAAGCGGGTATACCGGAGATTGGGTTTAGCGGACGGAACGTTTCCCATAAGAAGGTCGATGAGGAGACTTGGCCTTCGGCATCCCTTTCTCCACGTCCGTCAATATTCTGCTGGTTTTTCGAAAACCTTTACATCCCAACCTCCTGCCTGGTTGCCATCGTATGCGTCATCACCTGCTGTAACACCAGGCAGCGCTGGCGGAAGTACCGCTATGCTGTTCGAACCCTCGTCTTCATCCTCCCCTTCTTCATCTCCTCCACACCTGTGTTTTACCGTCTCCTGAGTCCCTCTCCCTACATTTCTCATTCCTCTTCATCCTCCTCTTCTTCTATGTTCTCTACCATGCCTGCCTTTTTCTACCGACACTGCTTTTGGTTAGTGGTGTCTGCCATTTTCAATATCAGTAAGATCCCAGAACGATTTTCTCCAGGGTATTTTGATATTTGGGGTCACAGCCATCAGTGGTTCCATTGCTGCACCTTCCTGTCAATTTTGGATGAGCTTCACATGATCAAGGTGGAGATGCGGGCCCTGCTTCTCAACCCGGCACTGGTATTGTCGCCTGCAACACCGCCCAGGCTTCCTGGACCAACATTTTGCTCCACATATGGAATTATGGTTCTTCTTCAGGGGTGTATAGCAAGCGTCATAGGTTGGTTTGGCTGGTGTGCGTATTACATATATGCACCAGAGCAAAAAATGCTGAAGAGACATTAG